In a genomic window of Virgibacillus dokdonensis:
- the folB gene encoding dihydroneopterin aldolase — translation MDKILLQQLQFYGFHGLLPEENKLGQRFQVDATLYLDLSKPGNSDDMNDSIHYGQAYEYIREIVEGEAKQLIESVAENIAEKLLTSFDILEACNIKLIKPDPPIPGQYHSVAVEIYREKVK, via the coding sequence ATGGATAAAATACTTTTACAACAACTGCAATTTTATGGTTTTCATGGATTGCTACCAGAAGAAAATAAATTAGGGCAACGTTTTCAAGTGGACGCTACGCTCTATCTAGATTTAAGCAAGCCTGGAAACAGTGACGATATGAATGATTCGATTCACTACGGGCAAGCCTATGAATATATTAGGGAAATTGTGGAGGGGGAAGCGAAACAACTAATCGAATCGGTGGCTGAAAATATTGCAGAAAAGTTATTAACGTCATTTGATATACTTGAAGCATGTAACATAAAGCTTATTAAGCCAGATCCACCGATTCCAGGTCAATACCATTCTGTGGCCGTAGAGATATATAGGGAGAAGGTAAAATGA
- the folK gene encoding 2-amino-4-hydroxy-6-hydroxymethyldihydropteridine diphosphokinase, with protein sequence MNHVYIALGTNIEPRENFLKEGVRLLQEHAQIHITKTSSIYQTAPVGYTEQNDFLNMVIEVETSCLPLELLAYCQQIENELGRKRIIRFGPRTIDLDILLYNQENIEMERLTIPHPRMHERAFVLVPLNEIAPQAILPLPNGEKEVSMVVTELPGNDLKDVVKWTKKDSVDE encoded by the coding sequence ATGAATCACGTATATATAGCATTAGGAACCAATATCGAACCAAGAGAAAATTTTTTAAAAGAAGGCGTACGTCTATTACAGGAACATGCACAAATTCATATCACAAAAACATCATCTATCTACCAGACAGCACCTGTAGGCTATACGGAGCAAAATGATTTTTTAAATATGGTCATAGAAGTGGAGACCAGTTGCTTACCATTGGAACTATTAGCATACTGTCAACAAATAGAAAACGAATTAGGCAGGAAACGAATCATTCGCTTTGGTCCTCGTACAATAGACCTTGACATTTTATTATATAATCAAGAAAATATAGAAATGGAGCGTTTAACAATTCCGCATCCGCGCATGCATGAACGTGCATTTGTACTTGTACCTTTAAACGAAATTGCACCACAAGCTATATTGCCATTACCTAATGGAGAAAAAGAAGTAAGTATGGTTGTAACGGAACTGCCAGGAAATGACTTAAAGGATGTAGTGAAATGGACCAAAAAAGATTCGGTAGACGAATAA
- a CDS encoding helix-turn-helix domain-containing protein produces MDQKRFGRRIKAFRKLKGYTQVEFAKKLCVPLSVIGSIERGVKPISDDLLDIVVHTLDISKEELMLYDEDNTG; encoded by the coding sequence ATGGACCAAAAAAGATTCGGTAGACGAATAAAAGCTTTTCGTAAATTAAAAGGGTATACCCAGGTGGAATTTGCCAAAAAGCTTTGTGTTCCACTGTCTGTTATTGGCAGTATAGAGCGAGGTGTTAAGCCGATTTCTGATGATCTTTTAGACATAGTAGTGCATACACTTGATATCTCTAAAGAAGAGCTTATGCTTTACGATGAGGATAATACAGGTTAA
- the hslO gene encoding Hsp33 family molecular chaperone HslO — protein sequence MKDFIIKATAYNGMVRAYAALSTNTVEEARQRHDTWATASAALGRTLTITGMMGAMLKGEDSITTKVMGTGPLGAIIADADAKGHVRGYVMNPHVDFELNEKGKLDVARAVGKEGSISVIKDLGLKDYFTGEVPIISGEISEDFTYYFANSEQNPSAVGAGVLVNPDHSILAAGGFIVQLMPGASDEVIQQLEEQIQSFPPISSLIREGNTPEQILQRLFRGQEIKIHESLPMEFHCRCSKERVERAIQGLGEAEIQSMIEEDHGAEASCHFCNKTYQFAEEDLRLLKQSLSEN from the coding sequence GTGAAAGACTTTATTATAAAAGCAACGGCTTATAATGGAATGGTGCGTGCTTATGCAGCGCTTTCTACAAATACAGTGGAAGAGGCACGTCAACGGCATGATACATGGGCAACTGCCTCGGCTGCTCTAGGAAGAACACTTACAATTACTGGTATGATGGGTGCTATGTTAAAAGGGGAGGATTCTATTACTACAAAGGTGATGGGAACGGGCCCTTTAGGAGCAATCATTGCTGATGCAGATGCAAAAGGACATGTTCGTGGCTATGTAATGAATCCGCATGTAGATTTTGAACTAAATGAAAAAGGGAAACTAGATGTTGCTAGAGCAGTTGGGAAAGAAGGAAGCATTAGTGTTATAAAAGATTTAGGCTTAAAAGATTATTTTACAGGAGAAGTTCCAATTATTTCCGGGGAAATAAGCGAGGATTTTACCTATTATTTTGCAAATTCCGAGCAAAATCCTTCAGCTGTTGGGGCTGGTGTTTTAGTTAATCCTGATCATAGTATTTTAGCAGCTGGAGGATTTATTGTACAGCTTATGCCTGGAGCTAGTGATGAAGTTATTCAACAGCTAGAAGAGCAAATTCAATCTTTTCCACCGATTTCTTCCCTTATCCGCGAAGGAAATACACCAGAGCAAATTTTGCAACGTTTATTTAGAGGTCAGGAAATTAAAATACATGAATCATTACCGATGGAATTTCACTGTAGATGTTCTAAAGAACGTGTTGAGCGAGCTATTCAAGGTCTTGGGGAAGCGGAAATCCAAAGTATGATAGAAGAAGATCATGGAGCTGAAGCAAGCTGCCATTTTTGCAATAAGACGTATCAGTTTGCAGAAGAAGATTTGCGTCTTTTAAAGCAAAGCTTGAGTGAAAATTAA
- a CDS encoding peptidylprolyl isomerase: MSKKLMLGIIVLLLVTNIATLFVWNQEEVDIETGNGKKYKNNEAAATVNGEEISIEEWRKALRDTYGEEHLKAMIDREIVSQLANERDISISDKVIEREISLLLAMQGVLTESEYEDLEAKWEKDIRHRYQLERLLTEDVSVSDDTMKEHYETYGEQYNFTASMQLSHIIVKEMKTAEKVYNELEQGASFNLLAQEYSVDEETRGVGGYLGYLSTESQYFPDSYEVIVNNLQEFSYSEPFEVGGEVALIYLHRKLPSITFTYEEMKPYIMSELALQEKKQTLEADPLWESQDIEWIYSE, translated from the coding sequence ATGTCAAAGAAGTTAATGTTAGGTATAATTGTCCTATTGTTAGTAACAAATATCGCCACTTTGTTCGTATGGAACCAAGAAGAAGTAGATATTGAAACAGGTAATGGCAAGAAGTATAAAAATAACGAAGCTGCAGCCACCGTTAATGGAGAAGAAATAAGCATTGAGGAGTGGCGAAAGGCTTTACGTGATACATATGGTGAAGAACATTTAAAAGCGATGATTGATCGGGAAATTGTAAGCCAATTAGCGAACGAAAGAGACATTTCCATAAGTGATAAAGTGATTGAAAGAGAGATATCTCTGTTGCTTGCTATGCAAGGTGTTCTAACCGAATCAGAATATGAAGATTTGGAAGCGAAGTGGGAAAAGGATATTCGACATCGCTATCAGCTGGAGAGGTTATTAACAGAAGATGTTTCGGTATCGGATGATACGATGAAAGAGCATTATGAAACATATGGCGAGCAATATAATTTTACAGCTTCGATGCAACTGTCCCATATTATTGTAAAAGAAATGAAAACTGCTGAGAAGGTATACAATGAATTAGAACAGGGGGCGTCTTTTAATTTACTAGCCCAAGAGTATTCTGTCGATGAAGAAACGCGTGGGGTTGGAGGATATTTAGGGTATCTATCTACAGAAAGCCAATACTTTCCAGATAGTTACGAAGTGATTGTCAATAATTTGCAGGAGTTCTCTTATAGTGAACCTTTTGAGGTGGGAGGAGAGGTTGCGCTCATCTACCTTCATCGAAAACTGCCTTCAATAACCTTTACGTATGAAGAAATGAAACCGTATATAATGAGTGAATTAGCTTTACAGGAGAAGAAACAAACCTTAGAAGCTGATCCGCTGTGGGAAAGTCAGGATATTGAATGGATTTATTCTGAATAG
- the folP gene encoding dihydropteroate synthase: MRLITKKQSYDLTDRTLIMGIINVTPDSFSDGGNYNTVKSAIEQAVKLEKDGAHILDIGGESTRPNHEPVSQEEEIARVVPIIREVKKHVSIPISIDTYKAETAKAGLDAGADMINDVWGAKREPDIAKVAKMYNVPIILMHNRTNMNYQDLIPDMLTDLEESINIALDAGVLHEQIIIDPGIGFAKTAEHNLLVMNQLERFSELGYPLLLGTSRKRFIGHILDEPPQNRDIGTGATTCMGVMKGAQIIRVHDVKTNGQLAKMMDAMLHVKRG, from the coding sequence ATGCGATTAATAACGAAAAAACAATCGTATGATTTAACGGATCGCACACTCATTATGGGTATAATAAACGTCACGCCGGATTCTTTTTCAGATGGCGGAAATTATAATACGGTTAAAAGTGCTATTGAACAAGCCGTAAAGCTGGAGAAAGATGGTGCACATATACTTGATATTGGCGGTGAATCTACACGACCTAATCACGAGCCGGTTTCTCAGGAAGAAGAAATTGCACGTGTGGTTCCTATTATTCGTGAAGTAAAGAAGCATGTCAGCATACCAATTTCGATTGATACATATAAAGCGGAGACTGCCAAAGCGGGATTAGATGCAGGTGCTGATATGATTAACGATGTGTGGGGTGCTAAACGAGAGCCAGACATTGCGAAAGTAGCTAAAATGTATAACGTTCCGATTATATTAATGCATAATCGAACGAACATGAATTATCAAGATTTAATTCCTGATATGCTCACGGATTTGGAAGAAAGCATAAATATTGCGCTAGATGCAGGCGTTTTACATGAACAAATTATTATCGATCCTGGTATTGGTTTTGCGAAGACGGCAGAACATAATCTACTCGTCATGAATCAATTAGAGCGTTTTTCCGAGCTAGGATATCCACTACTTTTAGGAACTTCTAGGAAACGATTCATAGGGCATATCTTGGATGAACCTCCACAAAATCGTGATATTGGTACAGGGGCAACAACTTGCATGGGAGTTATGAAAGGCGCTCAAATCATTCGGGTACATGATGTAAAAACAAATGGACAGCTTGCTAAAATGATGGATGCAATGCTTCATGTAAAAAGAGGTTGA
- the lysS gene encoding lysine--tRNA ligase yields the protein MSEEINEHMRVRKEKMQQLKEQGINPFGERFPRSHVASELKDLYDRYSKEELESKKEQVTIAGRMMTKRGKGKAGFAHIQDISGQIQLYVRKDSVGEAAYEVFKTSDIGDIVGVTGVMFKTKVGELSVKVTDFQLLTKSLRPLPEKYHGLKDIEQRYRQRYLDLITNMDSKETFVLRSKIIQAMRRYLDGQGFLEVETPMLHGIPGGATARPFITHHNALDVELYMRIAIELHLKRLIVGGLEKVYEIGRVFRNEGISTRHNPEFTMIELYEAYADYHDIMDLTERLVAHISKEVLGTTTVTYGEHEVNLAPKWTRKHIVDAIKEKTGIDFWPQMSDDEARALAKEYGVEITETMTYGHIVNEFFEQTVEEDLIQPTFIYGHPVEVSPLAKKNKQDERFTDRFELFIVGREHANAFSELNDPIDQRERFEAQVKERAAGNDEAHYMDTDFLEALEYGLPPTGGLGIGVDRLVMLLTNSASIRDVLLFPQMKNKE from the coding sequence GTGTCTGAAGAAATAAATGAGCATATGCGAGTACGTAAAGAAAAAATGCAGCAATTAAAAGAACAGGGAATAAACCCTTTCGGAGAGCGATTCCCCCGTTCTCATGTTGCAAGTGAATTAAAGGATTTATATGATCGATATTCTAAGGAAGAATTGGAAAGTAAGAAAGAGCAAGTGACGATCGCAGGAAGAATGATGACGAAGCGAGGGAAAGGAAAAGCAGGCTTTGCTCATATTCAAGATATTAGTGGCCAAATACAGCTTTATGTTCGTAAAGATTCTGTCGGAGAAGCTGCATATGAGGTTTTTAAAACGAGTGATATTGGTGACATTGTCGGTGTAACTGGGGTTATGTTTAAAACGAAGGTAGGAGAGTTGTCTGTTAAAGTGACGGATTTCCAACTACTTACTAAATCTTTACGGCCTTTACCAGAGAAATATCATGGTTTGAAAGATATTGAGCAGCGATACCGTCAACGTTATCTGGATTTAATTACGAACATGGATAGTAAAGAGACATTTGTATTGCGCAGTAAGATTATTCAAGCAATGCGCCGTTACTTAGATGGCCAAGGATTTTTAGAGGTGGAAACGCCTATGTTACATGGCATACCAGGAGGCGCTACAGCAAGACCTTTTATTACCCATCATAATGCGTTAGATGTAGAACTCTATATGCGTATTGCTATAGAATTGCATTTAAAAAGATTAATCGTTGGTGGCTTGGAAAAGGTTTACGAAATTGGTCGTGTGTTTCGTAATGAAGGAATTTCCACAAGACATAATCCAGAATTTACGATGATAGAATTGTATGAGGCTTATGCTGATTATCATGACATTATGGATTTAACAGAGCGACTTGTTGCGCATATCTCTAAGGAAGTTTTAGGTACGACAACAGTAACTTATGGCGAGCATGAAGTGAACTTGGCTCCAAAATGGACGAGAAAACATATAGTCGATGCGATTAAAGAAAAAACGGGCATTGATTTCTGGCCACAGATGAGCGATGATGAAGCCCGAGCTTTAGCGAAGGAGTATGGCGTAGAAATTACTGAAACCATGACATATGGCCACATTGTAAATGAGTTTTTTGAACAAACAGTGGAAGAAGATTTAATTCAGCCAACGTTTATCTACGGTCATCCTGTAGAAGTTTCACCTTTAGCTAAGAAAAACAAACAAGATGAACGATTTACCGATCGATTTGAATTGTTTATTGTTGGACGAGAACATGCAAATGCATTTAGTGAGTTAAATGATCCAATTGATCAGCGTGAACGATTTGAAGCGCAAGTGAAAGAAAGGGCAGCTGGAAATGATGAAGCTCATTATATGGATACAGATTTCTTAGAAGCACTAGAATATGGGCTTCCGCCAACTGGTGGGTTAGGTATAGGTGTAGACCGTCTCGTAATGTTGTTAA
- the cysK gene encoding cysteine synthase A, with the protein MKVAQSVAELIGETPIVKLKGIVDENSADIYVKLEFMNPGSSVKDRIALAMVEAAEREGKLKPGDTIIEPTSGNTGIGLAMVAAAKDYKAILVMPDTMSLERRNLLRAYGAELVLTPGAEGMKGAIHKAEELQKAHGYFMPQQFNNFANPDIHESTTGKEIIAQMSDGLDAFIAGIGTGGTITGAGKVLKEHFDRLQVFAVEPASSAVLSGEKPGPHKIQGIGAGFVPSILNTEIYDDIYQIKNDEAYEVAREVATNNGILGGVSAGAAIAAAKKVAKKLGKGKKILAIFPDNGERYLSTPLYQFGDED; encoded by the coding sequence ATGAAAGTTGCTCAAAGTGTAGCAGAATTAATTGGTGAGACTCCGATTGTGAAATTAAAAGGTATTGTAGATGAAAATAGTGCAGATATTTATGTGAAGTTGGAATTTATGAATCCAGGTAGCTCCGTAAAGGATCGAATTGCTTTAGCCATGGTGGAAGCTGCGGAACGAGAGGGCAAGTTAAAGCCAGGAGATACGATTATAGAGCCAACAAGTGGTAATACAGGGATAGGCTTAGCGATGGTTGCAGCTGCAAAAGATTATAAAGCAATCCTAGTTATGCCTGATACGATGAGTTTAGAACGTCGTAATCTTTTACGAGCTTATGGAGCAGAGCTTGTGCTAACTCCAGGAGCAGAAGGAATGAAGGGTGCTATTCATAAAGCAGAAGAGTTACAAAAAGCACATGGCTACTTTATGCCACAGCAATTTAATAATTTTGCAAACCCTGATATTCATGAAAGTACAACGGGTAAAGAGATCATCGCCCAAATGAGTGATGGATTAGATGCTTTTATTGCTGGTATTGGCACAGGAGGAACCATCACTGGAGCAGGAAAAGTTTTAAAAGAACATTTCGATCGTCTGCAAGTTTTTGCTGTTGAACCAGCGTCTTCAGCAGTTCTGTCTGGGGAAAAGCCTGGTCCCCATAAGATACAAGGAATAGGTGCAGGGTTTGTGCCAAGTATTTTAAATACAGAAATATATGATGATATATACCAAATTAAAAATGATGAAGCATATGAAGTTGCCCGCGAAGTTGCCACGAATAACGGCATTCTTGGAGGCGTTTCTGCAGGTGCAGCTATAGCCGCAGCAAAGAAAGTAGCCAAAAAGCTAGGAAAAGGAAAAAAAATATTGGCCATTTTTCCAGATAATGGGGAAAGGTATTTATCAACACCACTTTATCAATTTGGAGATGAAGATTAA